From one Brevibacterium sp. 'Marine' genomic stretch:
- the menC gene encoding o-succinylbenzoate synthase, with amino-acid sequence MKLKSFTLHQVSIPLVTPFETSFMRETEKDCYLVEAVFDTPKGEITGWGESVAMISPLYSSEYVAAGIDVTRRWLAPLLFDVEDLTAETVGWHLRHVIGHPMAKSALEMAVIEAQLKLNDQSFKDYLGGVVDTVPSGVSVGIQDSVEETVKVIGDYLDEGYARIKLKIKPGKDIAPVAAVRKAFGDDFGFQVDANAAYTLVDAAHLRRLDEYGLLLIEQPLGEADIRQHAELAKLMDTPMCLDESIVSAEAAADAIMLGATSVINIKPGRVGGFIEAKKIHDLAAAHGVAVWHGGMVETGLGRAANAALASLPGFTLPGDISGSNRFFHEDITEEILMYDGKVDVPTGVGFGVSIDPAKLERFRTESVEILPGQ; translated from the coding sequence ATGAAGCTCAAGTCATTCACTCTCCACCAAGTCTCAATTCCTCTCGTCACCCCGTTCGAGACCTCGTTCATGCGGGAGACGGAGAAGGACTGCTACCTCGTCGAGGCGGTGTTCGACACTCCGAAGGGCGAGATCACCGGGTGGGGTGAGTCCGTCGCGATGATCTCCCCGCTCTACTCCTCCGAATACGTGGCCGCCGGCATCGACGTCACCCGCCGCTGGCTGGCACCGCTGCTCTTCGACGTCGAGGACCTCACCGCGGAGACCGTCGGGTGGCATCTCCGCCACGTCATCGGCCACCCGATGGCGAAGTCCGCACTCGAGATGGCCGTCATCGAAGCTCAGCTGAAGCTCAACGACCAGTCGTTCAAGGACTACTTGGGCGGAGTCGTCGATACGGTTCCCTCGGGCGTATCGGTGGGCATCCAGGATTCCGTCGAGGAGACCGTCAAGGTCATCGGCGACTACCTCGACGAGGGGTACGCCCGGATCAAGCTGAAGATCAAACCCGGCAAGGACATCGCCCCCGTGGCCGCCGTGCGCAAGGCCTTCGGCGACGACTTCGGATTCCAGGTCGATGCCAACGCCGCCTACACCCTCGTCGACGCTGCTCATCTGCGGCGCCTCGACGAATATGGGCTGCTCCTCATCGAACAGCCCCTCGGCGAAGCCGATATCCGCCAGCATGCGGAGCTCGCGAAGCTCATGGACACCCCGATGTGCCTTGATGAGTCGATCGTCTCCGCCGAGGCGGCCGCGGACGCGATCATGTTGGGAGCCACCTCGGTGATCAACATCAAACCCGGACGAGTCGGAGGGTTCATCGAGGCAAAGAAGATCCACGATCTCGCCGCCGCCCACGGCGTCGCCGTGTGGCACGGCGGAATGGTCGAAACCGGCCTGGGGAGGGCGGCGAATGCGGCGCTGGCATCGCTGCCGGGCTTCACCCTGCCCGGCGACATCTCCGGCTCGAACCGCTTCTTCCATGAGGACATCACCGAGGAGATCCTCATGTACGACGGCAAGGTCGATGTGCCCACCGGCGTCGGCTTCGGCGTCTCCATCGACCCGGCCAAGCTCGAACGCTTCCGCACCGAATCAGTGGAGATTCTGCCCGGGCAGTGA
- a CDS encoding cation diffusion facilitator family transporter produces MAHDHAHGSGSRRQLRIVFGIVATIFVFQLIGSVVTGSLALLIDTGHNAVDLIGIGIALFAASLVSKPTGGQKTWGFRRAEVLAAGAQATLLLGLGVYSLIEGIRRFFVPPEVPGPGLLLFGAIGLAGNLVSIVILSSSKEDSLNLKAAFLEVIADALGSVAVILAALAIWLFGWERADAVAALVIAALIVPRAFAILRETGSILLEEAPKELDLDKVREHLEAVEHVQEVHDLHITRIDSNLPVLTAHVVLADECFYDGHAPRILKALQECLTEHHKIAIEHSTFQFDRAKDAAEETHTHD; encoded by the coding sequence ATGGCTCATGATCACGCGCATGGTTCGGGTTCACGGCGGCAGCTGAGGATCGTCTTCGGCATCGTCGCGACGATCTTCGTCTTCCAACTCATCGGGTCCGTCGTCACGGGCAGCCTGGCGCTGCTCATCGACACCGGTCACAACGCTGTCGATCTCATCGGCATCGGCATCGCGCTCTTCGCGGCGAGCTTGGTCAGCAAACCGACGGGCGGACAGAAGACCTGGGGGTTCCGTCGGGCGGAAGTGCTCGCGGCCGGCGCCCAAGCGACCTTGCTGCTGGGGCTCGGCGTCTACAGTCTCATCGAAGGCATCCGGCGATTCTTCGTCCCGCCGGAGGTGCCCGGGCCGGGCCTGCTGCTCTTCGGCGCCATCGGTCTCGCGGGCAATCTCGTCTCCATCGTCATCCTCAGCTCATCGAAGGAAGACTCCCTCAATCTCAAGGCGGCGTTCCTCGAGGTCATCGCCGACGCGCTCGGCTCCGTGGCTGTGATTCTCGCAGCTCTGGCGATCTGGCTCTTCGGGTGGGAGCGCGCCGACGCGGTGGCTGCCCTGGTCATTGCGGCGCTCATCGTCCCGCGGGCGTTCGCCATCCTGCGCGAGACCGGGTCGATCCTGCTCGAAGAGGCACCGAAGGAGCTCGATCTGGACAAGGTCCGCGAGCATCTCGAGGCGGTCGAGCATGTGCAGGAAGTCCACGACCTCCACATCACCCGCATCGACTCGAACTTGCCGGTGCTCACCGCTCATGTCGTTCTCGCCGATGAATGCTTCTATGACGGGCATGCTCCGCGCATCCTCAAGGCTCTGCAGGAGTGCCTGACGGAACACCACAAGATCGCGATCGAACACTCGACGTTCCAGTTCGACCGGGCGAAGGACGCCGCCGAGGAGACCCACACCCACGACTGA
- a CDS encoding SPFH domain-containing protein, whose amino-acid sequence MDLLFGVGGIGILVVIILIALLVILRSYKIASPSEALIITGRNASGSSGTGRIVIGGRSVVYPIVQKAFILSLSSRQISVEIDGISINGIALRLRGVAQVKVGGTEDDVRKAAQRFLDQQDQIDHYSKEILSGTLRAVVGTLTVEQIIQDRASFAAQVQEESAHSMNNQGLIIDTFQISAVEDEGSYLRDWGRPQAAEVAKNAAIAEANAGRASAVEQAQQNEETQKQQALTDQAIAEQQQQLALRRAALKEEADQRQATADNAGPLAAAAEKQKLLEKDRIVAKEAAELRAEQLDAEVRRPADAERYRQQAAADARAYEIEAQGRAEAAAELHRRSKDAEAIRLEGEAEADAIRARGEAEAEALRAQAEAYKQFNDAAVLSKVLEVLPSVAGELVAPYANIKDLSIVSTDGESKLANSVSNNLSQVLEVVRGTTGVDLTDLVAKAKGSGEAGSSGAGSDGSGKPGGPGGSGGSDSGAPDGASAADASTGKVVDGVVADGAASGPRSNRSGFDPKAFLDDSGVDLDRIGDEVKKATGFDVQAYIDEAKRRLDEGGSSAAGTGQAGAGSGEASPGGDGPGDDQGTDDQGTRGQDDDSQDTQS is encoded by the coding sequence ATGGACCTGCTCTTCGGCGTCGGAGGAATCGGCATCCTCGTCGTCATCATTCTCATTGCCCTGCTCGTGATCCTCAGGTCCTACAAGATCGCCTCACCGTCCGAGGCGCTCATCATCACCGGCCGGAACGCTTCGGGATCGTCCGGCACCGGTCGCATCGTCATCGGCGGTCGCTCGGTCGTCTATCCGATCGTGCAGAAGGCGTTCATCCTGTCGCTGTCCTCGCGGCAGATCTCCGTCGAGATCGACGGCATCTCCATCAACGGCATCGCCCTGCGTCTGCGCGGAGTCGCCCAGGTCAAGGTCGGCGGCACCGAGGATGATGTGCGCAAGGCCGCGCAGCGCTTCCTCGACCAGCAGGACCAGATCGACCACTACTCGAAGGAGATCCTCTCGGGCACCCTGCGCGCCGTGGTCGGCACGCTCACCGTCGAGCAGATCATCCAGGATCGCGCTTCCTTCGCCGCGCAGGTGCAGGAGGAGTCCGCGCACTCGATGAACAATCAGGGCCTCATCATCGACACGTTCCAGATCTCGGCGGTCGAGGACGAGGGCAGCTACCTGCGCGACTGGGGCCGACCGCAGGCCGCCGAGGTGGCGAAGAACGCCGCCATCGCCGAGGCGAACGCCGGCCGCGCATCGGCCGTCGAGCAGGCGCAGCAGAACGAGGAGACCCAGAAGCAGCAGGCGCTGACCGACCAGGCCATCGCCGAACAGCAGCAGCAGCTGGCTCTGCGGCGGGCCGCGCTGAAGGAAGAGGCCGATCAGCGTCAGGCGACGGCCGACAATGCCGGTCCCCTGGCGGCGGCAGCCGAGAAGCAGAAGCTGCTGGAGAAAGACCGGATCGTGGCGAAGGAGGCCGCGGAGCTGCGTGCCGAACAGCTCGACGCCGAGGTCAGGCGCCCGGCCGACGCCGAACGCTACCGGCAGCAGGCCGCGGCCGATGCCCGTGCGTATGAGATCGAAGCGCAGGGCCGAGCCGAGGCCGCCGCCGAACTGCATCGCCGCTCGAAGGACGCCGAGGCGATCCGGCTCGAAGGCGAAGCCGAAGCCGATGCGATCAGGGCGCGCGGTGAGGCGGAAGCCGAGGCGCTGCGGGCCCAGGCCGAGGCCTACAAGCAGTTCAACGATGCGGCCGTGCTGTCGAAGGTGCTCGAAGTGCTGCCGAGCGTGGCAGGCGAGCTCGTCGCACCGTACGCGAACATCAAGGATCTCTCGATCGTGTCCACCGATGGCGAGTCGAAGCTCGCGAACTCCGTATCGAACAACCTCTCGCAGGTCCTCGAAGTTGTGCGCGGAACGACCGGAGTCGACCTCACCGACCTCGTGGCCAAGGCGAAGGGCTCCGGCGAGGCTGGTTCGAGTGGTGCTGGGTCGGACGGGTCCGGAAAGCCGGGAGGGCCTGGTGGGTCCGGCGGATCCGACAGCGGGGCACCGGACGGAGCCTCTGCCGCGGATGCGAGTACAGGCAAGGTCGTCGACGGGGTCGTGGCAGACGGCGCGGCCTCCGGCCCCCGATCGAACCGCTCCGGCTTCGACCCGAAGGCCTTCCTCGACGACAGCGGGGTCGATCTCGACCGGATCGGCGACGAGGTGAAGAAGGCCACCGGCTTCGATGTCCAGGCCTATATCGACGAGGCGAAGCGCCGCCTCGACGAGGGCGGTTCAAGCGCGGCGGGGACCGGTCAGGCCGGGGCCGGCTCGGGCGAAGCCTCGCCCGGCGGCGACGGACCCGGTGACGATCAGGGCACCGACGATCAGGGTACCCGCGGTCAGGACGACGACAGTCAGGACACTCAGAGCTGA
- a CDS encoding DUF3817 domain-containing protein: MTPKRFFTFFAIAETVTWTLLLIGMFLKYVTHTTEVGVRIGGGIHGFIFICFVIAVIGVGTSQQWSKRRIATGFGSAIIPYATIPFERSVEKTGSLEGDWGLGRNGRTPQTWFEKLTSWCIRFPWAAIGIGIIFVIAVFSGLLIAGPPWEWGK; the protein is encoded by the coding sequence GTGACTCCCAAACGCTTCTTCACCTTCTTCGCCATCGCCGAGACCGTGACCTGGACTCTGCTGCTGATCGGCATGTTCCTCAAATACGTCACCCACACCACCGAGGTGGGGGTGCGGATCGGCGGAGGCATCCACGGCTTCATCTTCATCTGCTTCGTCATCGCCGTCATCGGCGTCGGCACCTCGCAGCAGTGGAGCAAGCGTCGTATCGCCACTGGCTTCGGGTCGGCGATCATTCCCTATGCCACGATTCCCTTCGAACGCTCGGTGGAGAAGACCGGGTCCCTCGAAGGCGACTGGGGACTGGGCCGCAACGGCCGCACCCCGCAGACCTGGTTCGAGAAGCTCACCTCCTGGTGCATTCGTTTCCCGTGGGCGGCCATCGGAATCGGCATCATCTTCGTCATCGCAGTCTTCTCGGGTCTGCTCATCGCCGGACCACCCTGGGAATGGGGCAAGTGA